The Methanosarcinales archaeon region GTATCTGCCGGCAAATTACACTAACCTTATAAAACGCCCCGAACTCTTTCCCCCTTTCCTCTTATCCGGACCGTGGAGCATATTCTCCATTTTTACTGATTGATCATCCTGGCTGCTATGTTCTACATGGTTATTGTAGAACTCTTACTCAACCGTAATCAGCAGCAAGTCGCAGCAGGCTTGAGTTAATTCTGGCAGCCAGGCCAGGCTTAAAGTGATCCAGCTGGCCAGGGGATAGCAAGGACGGCCAGGCAGCTTCCGGCGCTGTCAGGGCTGCGGTGTGGGTCGGGCTGCCCTGCCTGGTTGTATGCACTTATCCAGGGCTGGCCTTCAAGCTTTGAGCTGCGGGCTGGGATGATTTCCAAGTACACAGGGTTCGCTCTTCCTTTTATTCAAGTCGCAGCGCATTGGAAAACCCGATAGAGATTAAAACTTTTACGTTGCGACAGGCAGTAGACATTACAGATGTCTGAAACGGTACATTTGTTTCAATCTCTACTGGGTTTTTATGTGGGGGAGATAATAACGCTCTTAACGCAATAGTTTAAATATTATTTTTGAAAATCATCTGCTAATTTTACCATTTTACTCATCCCATTTTCGTATCTGCTAATTACGCCTCTTTTTTCCAGATTTGCCAGTGTCCTTGAAAGAGTGGATTTCGGAATATCTGTTCTGGATGCAAGCTCAGCTTGATTCAGTTCACCAAATTCAAAAAGTGTTTTTGCGACTTCGCATTCACTGCCTTTCAGGATTTTTAGAATTTCCTTGGTATCACCTTTACGTGTAATAGCAGATATTTCAGTAGATTCCATTTGTACAGAGTTGGCGAAAACGGGAACATTATCACTCACAATATGTTCCAAATTTTTATTCAGTGTACTTTTGGAATCAAAAAACAGGAGGTACATAGTACTGATTCCGAGCAGAAAAGCGGAAACTGCAGCAATGAACATGTCCACAAGCGTATAAAAGCCCGGAATCTGACTTGTAACTACATCACTTCCCTCTACAAAAATCTTTATGGGTGTTGGAGTCGTCAGTTTCATACCTAAAATGAATATGGACGCTATGAATAACGCAGCTATGAACATTTGTTTACCTTGGATACTCATCGTCTCCTTTAACCACCCAATGATCCAATTTTACTTTAAACGTGTCAATAGTATTATTTCCATTATTACTGTAACTAATATTGTAA contains the following coding sequences:
- a CDS encoding MarR family transcriptional regulator, which encodes MSIQGKQMFIAALFIASIFILGMKLTTPTPIKIFVEGSDVVTSQIPGFYTLVDMFIAAVSAFLLGISTMYLLFFDSKSTLNKNLEHIVSDNVPVFANSVQMESTEISAITRKGDTKEILKILKGSECEVAKTLFEFGELNQAELASRTDIPKSTLSRTLANLEKRGVISRYENGMSKMVKLADDFQK